CCCTTCCACGGCGCACCGGAGCCGCTCGGCGATCTCCCGTGCGATTTTCCCATCCGCTTCGGGAGTCGTCACCAGGAATTCCTCCCCGCCGTAGCGGCAGACGATGTCGTAGTCCCGGACCACCTCCAAGATTTTCCGGGAGAGTTCCCGTAGCACATCGTCCCCGGCGGCATGGCCGTGGGCGTCGTTGATCTCCTTGAAACGGTCGATGTCGATCATGAAGACCGAGAGGAGCTTGGAAAGCCTGCCGGCGCGGGAATGTTCCTTGCCGATCTTCCGGAGGGTCTCGCGGCGGTTGAGAAGCCCCGTCAGGGGATCCGTGGTAGCCATCTCGACGAGCATGCTTTCCGCTTTTTTCAGATCCGTGACGAACGATTTTGAGATGAAGAAGATGACCGCAAAGAAAAGGGCCACGATGCACAGGGCGGAGGCGCCAAGGAAAATCCTGTTCCGCCGTATCTCCCGCACGACGGAGGTGGCCCCGATCGTGACGCTGATGCCGCCCAGAACCTGGCCTTCCCTTCCGGATTCATGGCAACGCAGGCAGGGCTTCTGGAGAATGATGGGAGCCATGTATCGGAAAAGGACTTCTCTCCCGCTCTCCTCGAGGGAAAAACGTTCCTTGGCCCCTCCTGCGAATTTCTCCAAGGATGTCCGCTCGAAGGGATCGGGAGCGTTGTCCGGATTGATGGGATCGAGGCTCGTGATCTTGAACTTGAAAATTCCCTTTGCGGCCGCCATCCGGGAGATCTCCCCGGTCACTATGGGAGAGTGCTTGAATGTGTACTTCTCACCGTCCTTGTCCTCGATCACGACTTTGAGGCCGGGAACCTGCATCAGATAGGGATTGATCTTCACCCCCGGCCCGAGCCTGACGTAGACACCGTCGTGGTTGTCGATCCATTCCCTCGTCAGGTCGATCTGCCGGAAAAACGCCTGTCCTTCCAGGAGCATCCGATCCCGAATCAGCAAGGTCGACTTGTAGCTGAAGCCCAGGAAGACGGAGAAGACGACCAGGCAGATGAGCAGAAAGATTCCGGTCAAGTACTTGCGGACGAAGTGCGTACTTCTGATCGGCGATAAAGTCCGCAGGCTGGGGGCCTCGTTCATGATTTCCTCACGGGAGCCGGAGCCCCCTGTCTGCCGGTCGGCAATATCCTCCTTCTTCCGCTTGGGATCGCCGGCCCTGCGGGAAGGATCCCCTCCCCGCAGGGCCGGCCGAAGGATTACGCGAGGGCCTTGACGGCCTGCTCGATGCGGTCGATCCCCTTCTCGATGTTCTTCATGGACGTGGCGTAGGAGAGGCGCTGGCACGCGTCGTCGCCGAACGCGATCCCCGGGACCGCCGCCACCTTGTGATCGTCGAGCAGGTACGCCGACAGGGCCGAGGAGCCGTCGATCACCTTGCCCGCGGGCGTCTTCTTCCCGTAGCACCCGGAGAAGTTCGGGAAGACGTAGAACGCCCCCTGCGGGAGCAGGCACGACACGCCCGGCATCCCGTTGAGCCGGTCGGTGATGTAGCGGCGCCGCCGGTCGAACTCGGCGACCCACCCCTTCAGGAAGTCCTGGGGGCCGTTCAGCGCCTCGATCGACGCCTTGTCGCAGAACGACACGGGATTGCTCGTGCTCTGGCTCTGGATGTTGTTCATCGCCGCGACGAGATCCTTGTCGGCGGCGACATACCCGATCCGCCACCCGGTCATCGAGTGCGACTTGGACAGGCCGTTCACGAGGATCGTGCGCTTCTTCACCTCTTCGCCGAGGGAGGCGAAGGAGGTGAACCGGAAACCGTCGTACACCAGCTTCTCGTAGATCTCGTCCGACAGGACGATGATGTCCTTCTCCACGACCACCCGGGCCAGCGCCTCGAGTTCCGCCTTCGAGTACGCCGCCCCGGTCGGGTTGGACGGGCTGTTCAGCACGAAGAGCTTCGTCTTCCTTGTGATCGCCTTTTCCAGCTGCGCCGGGGTGATCTTGAACCCCGTGTCCTGCTTCGCCTCGACGATCACCGGGGTGGCGTCCGCCAGGAGCGCGATGTCCGGGTAGGAAACCCAGTACGGGGCGGGGATGACCACTTCGTCCCCGGCCTCGAGGAACGCCTGGGCGACGTTGTAGATCGAGTGCTTTGCGCCGAGGGAGACGATGACGTTCTCCCGCTTGTAGTCGAGGCCGTTGTCCCGCTTGAGCTTGGCGAGGATGGCGTCCTTGAGCTCCGGCGAGCCGGGGACCGGGGTGTACTTCGTGTACCCGTCGTCCAGCGCCTTCTTGGCGGCGGCCTTGATGTGGTCCGGCGTGTCGAAATCCGGCTCCCCGGCCCCGAAGCCGACCACGTCGATCCCCTGCGCCTTCATCTGCTTCGCCTTGCCGGTGATCGCCAGCGTCGGCGACGGCTGGATCTTCCCCACTCTTTTCGCAAGCCTCATTTCCTTTTCGCTCCTTTCAGCTTACTAAACAGGATGTCCCGCACCAGGGGCGGCACGAGGTCGTCGATCTTCCCTCCGAACTGGGCGATCTCCTTCACGATGTTCGAGCTGATCGCGGAGTGGCGCTCCCCGGTCATCATGATCACCGTGTCGATCTCCTGGTCCAGCTTCCGGTTCATGTGTGCCATCTGGTACTCGTACTCGAAGTCGGAGATCGCCCGGATCCCCCGCACCAGGATGTGCGCCTCCTTCGCGCGGGCGAAATCGACCAGCAGGCCGCGGAACGAGGTGACCTCGACGTTCCCCATCGCGGAGGTCAGCCGCTTCAGCATCCGCACGCGTTCCGCGGGGGTGAAGAAGGCGTTTTTCCGGAGGTTCACCGCCACCGCGACGATCACACGCGAGAAGACCCGGGAGGATCGCTCGATGATGTCGAGGTGTCCGTTCGTGGGGGGATCGAAGGAGCCAGGGTAGACGGCGATGGTCCTCATCGGCTCTCCTGTTTCCGTCCCCCGGGCGGCGTCTGCCCGCGGGGATCGGGGATGTCGTACAAGGTGATCCGCGTGTCGCCGTACCGGCGTTCGGCCCGCTCCCTCCACTCCGCCGGGAGAGATTCCACGGGATCCCGCGAGGCCCGCTCCGCCACCACGACGGCGCCGGGAGCGAGAATGCCGGCGCGCGACAGCAGCTCCGCCGACCGGCCGACCAGCCCCATGCCGTACGGGGGGTCGAGGAAGACGAGATCGAACGCCCTCCCCTTCGCGGAAAGCCTCCGGACCGCCTCCCGGTAGTCGAGGGGGAGGCAGACCGCTCCTTCGGCACCGAGCGCCGCCAGGTTCGCCCTCAACGTGTTCAGCGCCGCCGGTGAAGACTCCACAAGCACCGCCCCGGCCGC
This portion of the bacterium genome encodes:
- a CDS encoding diguanylate cyclase: MNEAPSLRTLSPIRSTHFVRKYLTGIFLLICLVVFSVFLGFSYKSTLLIRDRMLLEGQAFFRQIDLTREWIDNHDGVYVRLGPGVKINPYLMQVPGLKVVIEDKDGEKYTFKHSPIVTGEISRMAAAKGIFKFKITSLDPINPDNAPDPFERTSLEKFAGGAKERFSLEESGREVLFRYMAPIILQKPCLRCHESGREGQVLGGISVTIGATSVVREIRRNRIFLGASALCIVALFFAVIFFISKSFVTDLKKAESMLVEMATTDPLTGLLNRRETLRKIGKEHSRAGRLSKLLSVFMIDIDRFKEINDAHGHAAGDDVLRELSRKILEVVRDYDIVCRYGGEEFLVTTPEADGKIAREIAERLRCAVEGMAVTVGDGSVVRFTISAGVAQWTGGENVDQLIARADAALYEAKAAGRNRVHAA
- a CDS encoding pyridoxal phosphate-dependent aminotransferase; the encoded protein is MRLAKRVGKIQPSPTLAITGKAKQMKAQGIDVVGFGAGEPDFDTPDHIKAAAKKALDDGYTKYTPVPGSPELKDAILAKLKRDNGLDYKRENVIVSLGAKHSIYNVAQAFLEAGDEVVIPAPYWVSYPDIALLADATPVIVEAKQDTGFKITPAQLEKAITRKTKLFVLNSPSNPTGAAYSKAELEALARVVVEKDIIVLSDEIYEKLVYDGFRFTSFASLGEEVKKRTILVNGLSKSHSMTGWRIGYVAADKDLVAAMNNIQSQSTSNPVSFCDKASIEALNGPQDFLKGWVAEFDRRRRYITDRLNGMPGVSCLLPQGAFYVFPNFSGCYGKKTPAGKVIDGSSALSAYLLDDHKVAAVPGIAFGDDACQRLSYATSMKNIEKGIDRIEQAVKALA
- the coaD gene encoding pantetheine-phosphate adenylyltransferase; the protein is MRTIAVYPGSFDPPTNGHLDIIERSSRVFSRVIVAVAVNLRKNAFFTPAERVRMLKRLTSAMGNVEVTSFRGLLVDFARAKEAHILVRGIRAISDFEYEYQMAHMNRKLDQEIDTVIMMTGERHSAISSNIVKEIAQFGGKIDDLVPPLVRDILFSKLKGAKRK
- the rsmD gene encoding 16S rRNA (guanine(966)-N(2))-methyltransferase RsmD gives rise to the protein MRVVAGKWGGRTLRAPRGTCVRPTTDRVREAVFAILGDDVKGSVVLDLFAGTGAMAIESLSRGAAGAVLVESSPAALNTLRANLAALGAEGAVCLPLDYREAVRRLSAKGRAFDLVFLDPPYGMGLVGRSAELLSRAGILAPGAVVVAERASRDPVESLPAEWRERAERRYGDTRITLYDIPDPRGQTPPGGRKQESR